In Phocoena sinus isolate mPhoSin1 chromosome 10, mPhoSin1.pri, whole genome shotgun sequence, a single genomic region encodes these proteins:
- the SOAT2 gene encoding sterol O-acyltransferase 2 isoform X1, translating to MEPRAAHLWRREGLGGKKEDRPSREGEPHFGNAECPGGVAGNNETHRGPDLLQWTRHMQAVKTQLLEQAQGQLTELLDQAMCEAIQAYLPQDRPVPSIPPDSLCKTREPSLGKRKVFINRKSLLDELMEVQHFRTIYHMFVAGLCVFIISTLAIDFIDEGRLMLEFDLLIFSFGQLPLALVTWVPMFLSTLLLPYQVLRLWARPQSRVAWTLGVGLGCMLLAGHTAVLSILPIHVAVEYQLPPASRCVLVFEQVRLLMKSYSFLREIVPGTLRARGGEGIRAPSFSSYLYFLFCPTLIYRETYPRTPNVRWNYVAKNFAQALGCVLYACFILGRLCVPVFANMSREPFSTRALVLSIMHATLPGIFMLLLIFFAFLHCWLNAFAEMLRFGDRMFYRDWWNSTSFSNYYRTWNVVVHDWLYSYVYQDGLWLLGGQARGAAMLGVFLVSAVVHEYICCFVLGFFYPVMLLLFLFIGGPLNFMMHDRRTGPAWNVLMWTMLFLGQGIQVSLYCQEWYAQRHCPLPQTTFWGLVTPRSWSCHT from the exons ATGGAGCCAAGGGCGGCCCACCTGTGGAGGAGAGAAGGGctaggaggaaagaaggaagaccGGCCCTCCAGAGAAGGGGAGCCCCACTTTGGGAATGCAGAATGCCCAGGTGGGGTTGCAG GAAACAATGAGACACATAGAGGCCCAGATTTGCTACAATGGACCCGACATATGCAG GCTGTGAAGACGCAGTTGCTGGAGCAAGCACAAGGTCAGCTGACGGAGCTGCTGGATCAGGCCATGTGCGAGGCTATTCAAGCCTACCTGCCACAAGACAGACCAGTGCCCTCCATCCCTCCAGATTCCTTGTGCAA GACCCGGGAGCCATCCCTGGGGAAACGGAAAGTTTTCATCAACCGCAAGTCCCTGCTTGA CGAGCTGATGGAGGTGCAGCATTTCCGCACCATCTACCACATGTTTGTCGCCGGCCTGTGTGTCTTCATCATCAGCACCCTGGCCATCGACTTCATCGATGAGGGCAG gcTGATGCTGGAGTTTGACCTACTGATCTTCAGCTTCGGACAGCTGCCCTTGGCGCTGGTAACGTGGGTCCCCATGTTCCTGTCCACTCTGCTGCTGCCCTACCAGGTTCTGCGGCTGTGGGCGAGGCCCCAGTCCAGAGTGGCCTGGACGCTGGGGGTGGGCCTGGGCTGCATGCTGCTGGCCGGCCACACAGCAGTGCTCAGCATCCTTCCAATCCATGTAGCAGTGGAGTATCAGCTCCCGCCAGCCTCCCGCTGTGTCCTAGTCTTTGAGCAG GTCAGGCTCCTGATGAAAAGCTACTCTTTCCTGAGAGAGATTGTGCCTGGGACACTTCGGGCCAGAGGAG GTGAGGGGATCCGGGCCCCCAGTTTCTCCAGCTACCTCTATTTCCTCTTCTGCCCCACACTCATCTACAGGGAGACTTACCCCAG GACACCCAACGTCAGGTGGAATTATGTGGCCAAGAACTTTGCCCAG gccctgggctgcgTGCTCTATGCCTGTTTCATCCTGGGCCGcctctgtgttcctgtctttgcCAACATGAGCAGGGAGCCCTTCAGCACCCGTGCCCTGGTGCTCTCCATCATGCACGCCACCTTGCCAG GCATTTTCATGCTGCTGCTCATCTTCTTTGCATTCCTTCACTGCTGGCTCAACGCCTTCGCAGAGATGCTACGATTTGGAGACAGAATGTTCTATCGG GATTGGTGGAACTCGACGTCCTTCTCCAACTACTACCGCACTTGGAACGTGGTGGTCCATGACTGGCTGTACAGCTATGTATATCAGGATGGGCTGTGG CTCCTTGGTGGCCAGGCCCGAGGGGCAGCCATGCTGGGCGTGTTCCTGGTCTCTGCAGTGGTCCACGAGTACATCTGCTGCTTCGTCCTGGGATTCTTCTACCCTGTCATGCTgttgctcttccttttcattgGAG GGCCACTGAACTTCATGATGCATGACCGGCGCACGGGCCCAGCGTGGAACGTGCTCATGTGGACCATGCTCTTTCTGGGCCAGGGCATCCAGGTCAGCCTGTACTGCCAGGAGTGGTATGCACAGCgccactgccccctgccccag ACAACCTTCTGGGGGCTGGTGACACCTCGATCTTGGTCCTGCCATACATAG
- the SOAT2 gene encoding sterol O-acyltransferase 2 isoform X2: MEPRAAHLWRREGLGGKKEDRPSREGEPHFGNAECPGNNETHRGPDLLQWTRHMQAVKTQLLEQAQGQLTELLDQAMCEAIQAYLPQDRPVPSIPPDSLCKTREPSLGKRKVFINRKSLLDELMEVQHFRTIYHMFVAGLCVFIISTLAIDFIDEGRLMLEFDLLIFSFGQLPLALVTWVPMFLSTLLLPYQVLRLWARPQSRVAWTLGVGLGCMLLAGHTAVLSILPIHVAVEYQLPPASRCVLVFEQVRLLMKSYSFLREIVPGTLRARGGEGIRAPSFSSYLYFLFCPTLIYRETYPRTPNVRWNYVAKNFAQALGCVLYACFILGRLCVPVFANMSREPFSTRALVLSIMHATLPGIFMLLLIFFAFLHCWLNAFAEMLRFGDRMFYRDWWNSTSFSNYYRTWNVVVHDWLYSYVYQDGLWLLGGQARGAAMLGVFLVSAVVHEYICCFVLGFFYPVMLLLFLFIGGPLNFMMHDRRTGPAWNVLMWTMLFLGQGIQVSLYCQEWYAQRHCPLPQTTFWGLVTPRSWSCHT, translated from the exons ATGGAGCCAAGGGCGGCCCACCTGTGGAGGAGAGAAGGGctaggaggaaagaaggaagaccGGCCCTCCAGAGAAGGGGAGCCCCACTTTGGGAATGCAGAATGCCCAG GAAACAATGAGACACATAGAGGCCCAGATTTGCTACAATGGACCCGACATATGCAG GCTGTGAAGACGCAGTTGCTGGAGCAAGCACAAGGTCAGCTGACGGAGCTGCTGGATCAGGCCATGTGCGAGGCTATTCAAGCCTACCTGCCACAAGACAGACCAGTGCCCTCCATCCCTCCAGATTCCTTGTGCAA GACCCGGGAGCCATCCCTGGGGAAACGGAAAGTTTTCATCAACCGCAAGTCCCTGCTTGA CGAGCTGATGGAGGTGCAGCATTTCCGCACCATCTACCACATGTTTGTCGCCGGCCTGTGTGTCTTCATCATCAGCACCCTGGCCATCGACTTCATCGATGAGGGCAG gcTGATGCTGGAGTTTGACCTACTGATCTTCAGCTTCGGACAGCTGCCCTTGGCGCTGGTAACGTGGGTCCCCATGTTCCTGTCCACTCTGCTGCTGCCCTACCAGGTTCTGCGGCTGTGGGCGAGGCCCCAGTCCAGAGTGGCCTGGACGCTGGGGGTGGGCCTGGGCTGCATGCTGCTGGCCGGCCACACAGCAGTGCTCAGCATCCTTCCAATCCATGTAGCAGTGGAGTATCAGCTCCCGCCAGCCTCCCGCTGTGTCCTAGTCTTTGAGCAG GTCAGGCTCCTGATGAAAAGCTACTCTTTCCTGAGAGAGATTGTGCCTGGGACACTTCGGGCCAGAGGAG GTGAGGGGATCCGGGCCCCCAGTTTCTCCAGCTACCTCTATTTCCTCTTCTGCCCCACACTCATCTACAGGGAGACTTACCCCAG GACACCCAACGTCAGGTGGAATTATGTGGCCAAGAACTTTGCCCAG gccctgggctgcgTGCTCTATGCCTGTTTCATCCTGGGCCGcctctgtgttcctgtctttgcCAACATGAGCAGGGAGCCCTTCAGCACCCGTGCCCTGGTGCTCTCCATCATGCACGCCACCTTGCCAG GCATTTTCATGCTGCTGCTCATCTTCTTTGCATTCCTTCACTGCTGGCTCAACGCCTTCGCAGAGATGCTACGATTTGGAGACAGAATGTTCTATCGG GATTGGTGGAACTCGACGTCCTTCTCCAACTACTACCGCACTTGGAACGTGGTGGTCCATGACTGGCTGTACAGCTATGTATATCAGGATGGGCTGTGG CTCCTTGGTGGCCAGGCCCGAGGGGCAGCCATGCTGGGCGTGTTCCTGGTCTCTGCAGTGGTCCACGAGTACATCTGCTGCTTCGTCCTGGGATTCTTCTACCCTGTCATGCTgttgctcttccttttcattgGAG GGCCACTGAACTTCATGATGCATGACCGGCGCACGGGCCCAGCGTGGAACGTGCTCATGTGGACCATGCTCTTTCTGGGCCAGGGCATCCAGGTCAGCCTGTACTGCCAGGAGTGGTATGCACAGCgccactgccccctgccccag ACAACCTTCTGGGGGCTGGTGACACCTCGATCTTGGTCCTGCCATACATAG
- the IGFBP6 gene encoding insulin-like growth factor-binding protein 6 — translation MTPHRLLPPLLLTLLLAARPGGALARCPGCGQGVQAGCPGGCVEEEDGGPPAEGCAEAGGCLRKEGQQCGVYTPNCAPGLQCQPPEKDEAPLRALLLGRGRCGRARAPSGENPKESKPQAGTTHQQDMNRRDQQRNPGTSTTPARPNPGGVQDTEMGPCRRHLDSVLQQLQTEIYRGAHTLYVPNCDHRGFYRKRQCRSSQGQRRGPCWCVDRMGQPLPRSPDGDGSSPCPTGSSG, via the exons ATGACCCCCCACAGGCTGTTGCCGCCACTGCTGCTAACTCTGCTGCTCGCTGCCCGCCCAGGAGGCGCCTTGGCAAGGTGCCCAGGCTGCGGGCAGGGGGTGCAGGCGGGTTGTCCAGGGGGCTGCGtggaggaggaggatggggggCCGCCGGCGGAGGGCTGTGCGGAAGCTGGGGGCTGTCTCAGGAAGGAGGGGCAGCAGTGCGGGGTCTACACTCCAAACTGCGCCCCAGGACTGCAGTGCCAGCCGCCGGAGAAAGACGAAGCGCCCTTGCGGGCGCTGCTGCTGGGCCGGGGCCGCTGCGGCCGGGCGCGCGCGCCCTCGG GGGAGAATCCTAAGGAGAGTAAGCCCCAAGCAGGGACAACTCACCAGCAGGACATGAACCGCAGAGACCAACAGAGGAATCCGGGGACCTCTACCACTCCCGCCCGGCCCAATCCTGGGGGCGTCCAAGACACCGAGATG GGCCCCTGCCGCAGACATCTGGACTCAGTGCTGCAGCAGCTCCAGACCGAGATCTACCGCGGGGCTCACACCCTCTACGTGCCTAACTGTGACCATCGGGGCTTCTACCGGAAGCGGCAG TGCCGCTCCTCCCAGGGGCAGCGCCGAGGTCCCTGCTGGTGTGTGGATCGCATGGGCCAGCCCCTGCCCAGGTCCCCAGACGGCGATGGaagctccccctgccccaccggGAGCAGTGGCTAA